Proteins co-encoded in one Quercus robur chromosome 8, dhQueRobu3.1, whole genome shotgun sequence genomic window:
- the LOC126694804 gene encoding putative inactive G-type lectin S-receptor-like serine/threonine-protein kinase SRK, translating to MSAESNVSTIVPVRLMQTQMLKMEEVGCTMWFGDLIDIRRVAANGQDAYMQDVYIQMLASEQVNPKEVKDKKKMKVIVIVVVAIAVVFGVLLITYCICKRTNFRAHHDLSREIGE from the exons ATGAGTGCAGAGTCAAATGTTTCGACAATTGTTCCTGTACGGCTTATGCAAACTCAGATGTTAAAAATGGAGGAAGTGGGTTGCACCATGTGGTTTGGAGATCTAATTGATATTAGACGGGTTGCAGCTAATGGGCAGGATGCTTATATGCAGGATGTATATATTCAAATGCTTGCTTCAGAGCAAG TCAATCCTAAAGAGGTGAAAgacaagaaaaagatgaaggtgATAGTGATAGTTGTTGTTGCAATTGCCGTAGTTTTTGGGGTGCTCTTGATTACCTACTGCATTTGCAAAAGGACAAACTTCAGAG CCCATCATGATCTCAGCAGAGAAATTGGAGAATAA